The Arachis ipaensis cultivar K30076 chromosome B10, Araip1.1, whole genome shotgun sequence DNA window NNNNNNNNNNNNNNNNNNNNNNNNNNNNNNNNNNNNNNNNNNNNNNNNNNNNNNNNNNNNNNNNNNNNNNNNNNNNNNNNNNNNNNNNNNNNNNNNNNNNNNNNNNNNNNNNNNNNNNNNNNNNNNNNNNNNNNNNNNNNNNNNNNNNNNNNNNNNNNNNNNNNNNNNNNNNNNNNNNNNNNNNNNNNNNNNNNNNNNNNNNNNNNNNNNNNNNNNNNNNNNNNNNNNNNNNNNNNNNNNNNNNNNNNNNNNNNNNNNNNNNNNNNNNNNNNNNNNNNNNNNNNNNNNNNNNNNNNNNNNNNNNNNNNNNNNNNNNNNNNNNNNNNNNNNNNNNNNNNNNNNNNNNNNNNNNNNNNNNNNNNNNNNNNNNNNNNNNNNNNNNNNNNNNNNNNNNNNNNNNNNNNNNNNNNNNNNNNNNNNNNNNNNNNNNNNNNNNNNNNNNNNNNNNNNNNNNNNNNNNNNNNNNNNNNNNNNNNNNNNNNNNNNNNNNNNNNNNNNNNNNNNNNNNNNNNNNNNNNNNNNNNNNNNNNNNNNNNNNNNNNNNNNNNNNNNNNNNNNNNNNNNNNNNNNNNNNNNNNNNNNNNNNNNNNNNNNNNNNNNNNNNNNNNNNNNNNNNNNNNNNNNNNNNNNNNNNNNNNNNNNNNNNNNNNNNNNNNNNNNNNNNNNNNNNNNNNNNNNNNNNNNNNNNNNNNNNNNNNNNNNNNNNNNNNNNNNNNNNNNNNNNNNNNNNNNNNNNNNNNNNNNNNNNNNNNNNNNNNNNNNNNNNNNNNNNNNNNNNNNNNNNNNNNNNNNNNNNNNNNNNNNNNNNNNNNNNNNNNNNNNNNNNNNNNNNNNNNNNNNNNNNNNNNNNNNNNNNNNNNNNNNNNNNNNNNNNNNNNNNNNNNNNNNNNNNNNNNNNNNNNNNNNNNNNNNNNNNNNNNNNNNNNNNNNNNNNNNNNNNNNNNNNNNNNNNNNNNNNNNNNNNNNNNNNNNNNNNNNNNNNNNNNNNNNNNNNNNNNNNNNNNNNNNGGCCTATCATAGCCTGCTAGGGATGGCAACGGGTCTCCATAGGGGCGGGGACATGTCTCCCGCCCCTTGCCCCCACGCCATTCCCGCGACGGGTAACGGGGACCCCATATCCGCCGGGGATCGGTGTCTCCGCGAATATCCGcagattttttaaaaaactaaaaaaattcaaaaaaaagaaaaaataaaaaaagaaagatcaAAGATAATCTGCAAATCATCGTTAGAAGTATACTATTTATAGCCTTCACATACTTAAATAGCAACAATTAATATTGTCTCAACTCAATCATCAAACATATTAATAAAACAACCAAAATATATCTAAATACTAAACTTATTACTCACATTCTAAAAACATAAACTTAAGCCTTTCTTTCATCACATCATGGCAGGGATAGTAGATTTTGATTTGTTTGAATCTGCATAAAAAAATCTAAGGTTAAATAATTTCAAACACACAATCCCAGTTTTTTTTGGCTACTACATTATTAAAAAACAAACAGAGGCACATATATGAGGTACAATCACAAGATATTTctatgaaattcaaagaaaatcacaaaaattacaagATAATTAATGACAAAATGCTTCAAAGTAAATGAAATCTAAGGCTAACTTATCGGAAGGAAGTGCTGCCAACGGAGAAAAACGATCTTACTAGacgtcgataataatttaataaaatcgacattTGTTCCGTCTGTAATATGGGTATGAGAATTTTACATCCTTACTAAAATCGACAACAATTCCGtcgatattattatttaaaatcgaCGCCTTCTCTGTCGataattgattcaataaaatcaaCAACGCTGCTGTCTATAATATGCTTCATAAAATCGACGACGACGCCGTCGATATGAGATTGAATAAAATCGACACAGCTAccgtcgatttaattatttagatttGTCTATTTCAACTTTTAAAAGCGACAACtttgccgtcgattttaatagttatatgttttattttttttctatttgaaaaataataaaccgttaatacaaataaacttttaaatataaaaataaaatttatacagaatattagataacaagacaaataaacttttaaatataaaaataaaatttataaataaaatttatactaaatattagataatgagtttacaaacttatcaaaataataaataaccctctaacataaagactcaagacaagataaataactaTTATTATTGTCTagttaaataattattattaatattgtgTATAAGTATTAAGCCAAGATTTTTTATGCAGCTTGTTCCTTCTTGAGCTTCTTTGTGATGGATGCAAGGTACTTTCCTTGGTGGAATGCTTGGTCCAACTCAAGCTGAGATGGCTGCCTTGAGCCATCACCGGCATAAGTTCCGGCCCCGTATGGGCTTCCACCTTTCACGTTCTCCAACTCAAACATGCCGGCACCAAATGTGTATCCGATCGGAACGAATATCATTCCGTGATGCACAAGCTGAGTGATAGCAGTAAGCCTGAAATGTATTGAAAAAATGTCTTAACATTTACCATTTCATGTGAATAAGAAAGTAAAGAGAGATAAGAGGGTGTTACGCTGTCGTCTCTTGTCCGCCACCCTGGGAACCGGTGCTATAGAAGATTTCGGCAGGCTTGCCTGCAAGCTGTTGTGTCCTCCATAGACCTCCGGTGGAATCTAGGAAAGCCTTAAATTGAGCAGGCATCATCCCGAATCTAGTAGGAAAGCCAAAGACAAAACCATCAGCCATGGCCAGCTCGTCGGCGGTGATGATTGGTGCATCAGTCTTTGGTGGTGCACCCATCTTACCAAGCACTTCTTCTGGCAGTGTCTCAGGCACCTGTTAGAAAGGGAACATGACACGCCATTTATCTACAGATGTTGTTTGCTACTTGCAAATTTGCAATTTTATGTTGTGACACAATGTACACGGAACTTTGGAATATTAAAATACATGCCTGCGATATTTTGACCTCAATGCCTTCTACCGAAGCAGCGCCTTTCTTGATTTCTTGTGCTAGCTTCTCAACATGTCCATACATGGAGTAGTACCTGCCAAACCACACAACAACtaatattcaattcaagcttccAGAATCATGTTCACCAATCCACTTTACTCATAGTGTGCTTATTAGCTGGAAACGTAAACCTTTATGTTCTTAGTAGAATTAGTAGTAAACAATGTGTCCGTTAATAACTTAAGCAGGATTTTTTTACAGCATATACTAACCCTGCACTGCCAGCTCATTGAAGCAGCAGCAAGAGGAGTATTAGctattgaaagaaataaaataactgaAGCAGCAGCAGCAAGAGGAGTATTAGCTattaaaatttttcatttaaatcCTTTTTTGAGTTTTAATTAAGGCTATTTTTCATACATAAGGAGTATTAGCTATTGAAATTTGTTCCTCCTATACATAAACACTCGTCCCTTTGGACCAAAATCAAAGTGTAAATGACAATAGAAAAGTAGTATGAAATCAAGTTACAGAAAAATCAACATAAAGAGAAGAATTTACCAACTCCTACTTGATTCTATTCTTCTATGAAGCAGCAACACATatacaaaatataatttatttaaaagtaAATTAACAAATTTGCAAACTAAGTAAATTCTTCTATGCTgatgtgtattaatttttctttttctattttagtaAGTAAAACCACTCAGATGGATAATAAATAACACTACAGTTCAGTGATTTAAAATTTCATCTTCCAATTTTCTAACAATCAAGGAAAGTAATGCAGCAAGTTCATGAGTAGTCCAACTATAGGATACCATGTAACTTTCATATATAAACTTTATAggaaaaaatcgaaaaaataaaTGAACTTTTTATAGGATGTGTGATATTTAATGTGTGGGACGTTTTATTGATATAtaatcaatcatcaaaatggaaGAAGTTGTTTCTGCTTGCAATGAAAATATTATAATCACAACAAAACAAAGTACTCACCAataacaattatttatttatttatttatttattctgacATGAACAATAATGGCTTTAACTTTATTAGTCTTTTACCATAGCCAATTTTCTAAAAAGATGCAAGTTAATTAGGTATATAGAAAGGGCTAACCTTCAATAACTAATCCATAATAAATCAAGAAAAGCAAATTGTTCAGAAGAGAAGATGTCAACTGTTCAATCAAAACCTGAAAAgccaaaaataattgaaaaaggatAAGCAACTTATTACCTACAGATAGCTCAAGTTTacaatgaaaaaataaattaaagaaacacaTTATATAATTGATCAAGGTAGATAGATTAATTTATATATAAGTGCATAAAGTATGTTATCTtgattcaaataaaattaaatctagAGATGGATATAAAGAGGTGAATAGGGTGAATCTAATGTGAGAAGAGGTAATATAAGTGAAATTGTGTCAAGGTTCCCTGTCAAATAATCTCTCTTACCTTGTAAATGCATGGTGTTGACCTATATGGGCACACaatagaaagcatgtcagaaataaaataaaggaGAAGCAATTGGAAAAGAAAGGAAGGGTAAAACAAATGAAGTGTAAAGAATAGAAGCAAAACCAAAAAGGAAGGCCTGAGACTGAGACAAGTactacttttttttaaaatatggcaATGGCAATAGCAATGGGCATGTActgaaatatttaattttattattataaaaatatgaaTACTATTTTtgtttagaaaaagaaaagagagaatcaGAAATCACATAAGTATATTGCTAGCTATCCTATTAGCTATCCTATTAGTAGTGAATATAAGTAGTGAAACTTGCTAGCTATCCTATTAGCTACCACACTCACTACTACTTAACAAAGATACAGTCAACAACAATTTCAGTCCAGAAACACAAGTTTTAACAAACCTAAGCCTaaccaaaatttctaaaaatagaattaaaaagcagtgaaaataaagaaaagaaagacaggGAACAGGGGAAGGGAACCTGCATTAAtgaaaggaggaagaagaataGAGAGGCGGTGGGGTGGTGGTGATGTCGCGGTGGCACAGAAGTCGCCGCCacttgtaagacccggttaattaatggctaattaacccataaatgagaatttattctagaaagccaaaaatgttatttttatggcttaatatgatagaggagattgagacgagaatttcggtaccaattttatagaaatcggaccaagattggaccgaacgggccaaaccggaccaaccggacccaaagtgggcccttggcccaactaaactaaaccaaaaccctagttttcagcactctctctcctcacaacacactaaaCACGCTAAAAATGGAGGCTATGgaaggaagaacactctctcaagttctctcccttggttgatcttcaaaccaccataacttttgatctagagctccgattgccgcatcgtttgtggccacgcgttcaccgcggagagctctacaaaacccatacaatcaatcttgaggtaagccacgttttactgttcgaaattccagcccttgatttcgagtttcatgagcaaaaatgttgagattttgggttctttgatgttataggacccaactctcttgaaggagaaggttaatattgtctccttggaccttggatgtggtaagattctcaaccctagtgtaaattgttgttctatgatgtttgggtattgagatgttgtgtatggatatgatgattgtggcttaggttgtgtatatgtgaatattggagcttgattggtgattttggaaagcttgcaaaatatggtttttgggcatacatTGACGGGGAATAatttggactacggatctctgatttgagccaaatctgtttagaaataaaattggatccgggatgtccgtgccgttcgaagaacgggtgaaaaacgatttaaaatgaggaagttatgtccgtcggaagattgggggctaaatctgtgaattctgcagtttttaacttagaaaattttaagcagaatgaccccccgcgcgtaggcgcacttggcgcgtacgcgccgttcttcgagaaggcaccattcacgcgtgcgcgcggtgtgcgcgagcgcgtcgatgcgctgcattgAATTCCCAGTtttgtgccaaagttgtgccagttttgtgcctggggcgcaagaacacccacgcgtatgcgtggctgacgcgtgcgcgtcgtttggctagtTTTCAACCCGCGTGtctgcgcgtatgacgcttgcgcgtcgatgagttttgtggccatccgcgcgtgcgcgtggagtgcgcgtacgcgtggccctgttttcattccaaagttgatttttgagttttaaaagccaaatttcatacttctaagcctctgatctcaccacttatgtcttaaatcattatgatatgcctagcatgagaaaaagggctagtgaatgtggtaacttgcgagtgaaacaaggggaaaaatgaatgatcattgaggatcaaagatgattatgtgagatgcggagaatggcggtggaagtgcttgttatgccatgggccgaagggccataattgttaatgaattggctggttatggatttaaccgtgagccggatggctagattattgccgtgttacgacggagccatgtttatggccaagtataaatgcatatatgctgttgattgaattgtgtttgcacttccaccatcggagatgagggtttccctgggtagtagcagtggctagccaccacgtgctggacagtccaatggttagctaccaggacttgtcgggttggctctataaccgaccgatgatatcatcagccactagggacaggcattcatcatatgcatactatgtgaattgtttgagattgcctatttgactgcatattacttgctaattgcctaaatgccttatctgttcctatttgtaaatctcttgtctgatataactgtgtttgctatattatactcctgctggtggttgagAGGTCtgcaggaattggaaagggaagtattagttagactgaaggatctttagtcagttgccgcttacggtttagcttgtttataagctttgatattatttggaggaagttctaggattgcctttggctttcctctattattatgtattatatatgtggaagctgttaccatgctggggacctctggttctcacccatgcggattttgtgattttcagatgcaggacgcgaggcttctcgttaaggcatgctggagacttctggattagcgaagatcctttgttctcgggactctgttttgggttatatatcttatttagatacttttatctccattaaataatacaaactttgataactcctcttataggaggttttggagaataggtttctgtatttgtgtcccttttgGGTTTCCttagggttttccttattttattatatgtatatattgctatgctcggaccggttatcttcgcagccggattttgagtcttgatattcccgtttttgacactctttatatctATGATCTTGCGCTAGCTTATCccttgctcgttacgttatcgatcggagtgttgcgctttcgagttgcggtttttgtttacccctttttgaCAAAGGCTCCttgttataatcaattattcatactactatacgtactaaatttttgttttggaggtcgtaataccttgcaatctctgaattatgacttaagcataaggctctgtatggtagggtgttacattatggtatcagagcagttcgttcctgtagagcctgaggaatggactgactatgcttctgtgcattctctgtatgtgtgttatgtgctgttagtatatctgcttgatataattggcataaacgttcatgagcatgcatttgggactttgaagcattaaacttccgatattgagactgatcaacttaatatcgattgtttggggtgtataggaaccagatggcgcctcgtgtaCGCGGTAGAGGTCGTGGGAGAGGTCATACTAATGCCCGTGCGCCGGAGACTAACACTAacgacccggtgaactttatgactgcgttggagaatatggctgctgctatgcaagccactgctgaggctcttggtcaacagatgaacaaccatggtaatgacggaggtggagttcagggcccgatgacactagcaaactttttgaaggttaatcccccgaagttcaagggaactactagcctgactgaagccgatacatggtttcaggctatgaaacgagcactgcaagcgcaggtggtacctgaagggcagcgtgtggagtttgctacctatttgctcactggggaagcgtcgcattggtggcaaggaatccgacgcctcctgcagcagggtgatgattatatcacctgggacgtcttccaagaggagttctataagaagtactttccgacttctgctaggacggccaaggagcttgaattgttgcagctgaagcagggtactatgtccgtatttGAGTATACTgataagtttgaggagctgtttaGATTCTcttgtatgtgtcaagggactccggtggaatatgaggaatggaagtgtgttaagtacgaaggaggactccggagtgatatttttagttcggtggggccaatggagattaggactttctccgagttggtgaacaagtgcaGGGTTGCTGaggagtgtgtgaagagggcaacCGCTGAGAAcggaagtc harbors:
- the LOC107621623 gene encoding probable NAD(P)H dehydrogenase (quinone) FQR1-like 1, encoding MYGHVEKLAQEIKKGAASVEGIEVKISQVPETLPEEVLGKMGAPPKTDAPIITADELAMADGFVFGFPTRFGMMPAQFKAFLDSTGGLWRTQQLAGKPAEIFYSTGSQGGGQETTALTAITQLVHHGMIFVPIGYTFGAGMFELENVKGGSPYGAGTYAGDGSRQPSQLELDQAFHQGKYLASITKKLKKEQAA